A region from the Citrobacter telavivensis genome encodes:
- a CDS encoding MFS transporter, whose translation MTELPNSTRWQLWIVAFGFFMQSLDTTIVNTALPSMAKSLGESPLHMHMVVVSYVLTVAVMLPASGWLADKIGVRNIFFTAIVLFTLGSLFCAGSSTLNELVMARVLQGIGGAMMVPVGRLTVMKIVPREQYMAAMTFVTLPGQIGPLLGPALGGILVEYASWHWIFLINLPVGIIGAIATLMLMPNYTMQTRRFDLSGFLLLAAGMAVLTIALDGSKGMGISPLALGALVACGVAAILFYLVHAKGNPRALFSLHLFRTPTFSLGLFGSFAGRVGSGMLPFMTPVFLQIGLGFSPFHAGLMMIPMVLGSMGMKRIVVQVVNRFGYRRVLVTTTLGLSVVTLLFMSTALLGWYYLLPLVLFVQGMVNSTRFSSMNTLTLKDLPDELASSGNSLLSMIMQLSMSIGVTVAGLLLGMFGQQHMTVDSGTSHTVFMYTWLCMAFIIALPAVIFARVPNDTHKNVVIARRKRRT comes from the coding sequence ATGACAGAACTTCCCAACAGCACCCGCTGGCAACTGTGGATTGTGGCATTCGGCTTTTTTATGCAGTCGCTGGATACCACCATCGTCAATACCGCGCTTCCCTCGATGGCAAAAAGCCTCGGGGAAAGCCCGTTGCATATGCACATGGTCGTGGTCTCGTATGTGCTGACCGTGGCGGTCATGCTCCCTGCCAGCGGTTGGCTGGCGGACAAAATCGGCGTGCGGAACATTTTCTTCACCGCCATTGTGCTGTTTACCCTGGGCTCGCTGTTCTGCGCGGGCTCCAGCACGCTGAATGAACTGGTCATGGCGCGGGTGTTGCAAGGCATCGGCGGAGCCATGATGGTGCCGGTCGGTAGGCTGACGGTGATGAAAATTGTCCCGCGTGAGCAGTACATGGCGGCGATGACGTTTGTCACACTGCCGGGCCAGATTGGTCCGCTGCTCGGCCCGGCACTGGGCGGGATCCTCGTGGAATACGCCTCCTGGCACTGGATTTTCCTGATCAATCTCCCGGTCGGAATCATTGGTGCTATCGCCACGCTGATGCTGATGCCCAACTACACCATGCAAACCCGGCGCTTTGACCTCTCGGGTTTTCTGCTGCTGGCGGCAGGGATGGCGGTCCTGACCATCGCGCTGGACGGCAGCAAGGGAATGGGGATTTCGCCACTCGCCCTCGGCGCGCTGGTGGCGTGCGGTGTGGCGGCCATTTTATTCTATTTGGTACATGCCAAAGGTAATCCGCGGGCGCTGTTCAGCCTCCACCTGTTTCGCACGCCGACCTTCTCGCTGGGGCTGTTCGGCAGTTTCGCCGGGCGCGTCGGCAGCGGCATGTTGCCCTTTATGACGCCGGTCTTTTTGCAAATCGGTCTTGGCTTCTCCCCGTTTCACGCCGGGTTGATGATGATCCCCATGGTGCTCGGCAGTATGGGCATGAAACGTATTGTCGTGCAGGTGGTTAACCGCTTTGGCTATCGGCGGGTGCTGGTGACCACCACGCTTGGGCTATCGGTGGTGACCCTGCTGTTTATGTCCACCGCCCTGCTTGGCTGGTATTACCTGCTGCCGCTGGTGCTGTTTGTTCAGGGCATGGTCAACTCGACGCGTTTCTCCTCCATGAACACCCTGACCCTGAAAGATCTGCCGGATGAATTAGCCAGCAGCGGGAACAGCCTGTTGTCGATGATTATGCAACTCTCGATGAGTATCGGTGTTACCGTCGCCGGGTTGCTGCTAGGGATGTTCGGGCAGCAGCACATGACGGTCGATAGCGGAACATCCCATACCGTCTTTATGTACACCTGGCTGTGTATGGCTTTTATCATCGCCTTGCCCGCCGTGATCTTTGCTCGCGTCCCGAATGATACCCACAAAAATGTCGTCATTGCGCGACGTAAAAGGAGAACCTGA
- the mdtC gene encoding multidrug efflux RND transporter permease subunit MdtC — protein MRFFALFIYRPVATILISLAITLCGVLGFRLLPVAPLPQVDFPVIMVSASLPGASPETMASSVATPLERSLGRIAGVSEMTSSSSLGSTRIILQFNFDRDINGAARDVQAAINAAQSLLPSGMPSRPTYRKANPSDAPIMILTLTSETYSQGELYDFASTQLAQTIAQIDGVGDVDVGGSSLPAVRVGLNPQALFNQGVSLDDVRTAISNANVRKPQGALEDTTHRWQIQTNDELKTAAEYQPLIIHYNNGGAVRLGDVATVTDSVQDVRNAGMTNAKPAILLMIRKLPEANIIQTVDSIRARLPELQSTIPASIDMQIAQDRSPTIRASLEEVEQTLIISVALVILVVFLFLRSGRATLIPAVAVPVSLIGTFAAMYLCGFSLNNLSLMALTIATGFVVDDAIVVLENISRHLEAGMKPLQAALQGTREVGFTVLSMSLSLVAVFLPLLLMGGLPGRLLREFAVTLSVAIGISLLVSLTLTPMMCGWMLKSSQPREQKRLRGFGRMLVALQQGYGKSLKWVLNHTRLVGVVLLSTIALNIWLYISIPKTFFPEQDTGVLMGGIQADQSISFQAMRGKLQDFMKIIRDDPAVDNVTGFTGGSRVNSGMMFITLKSRDERRETAQQVIDRLRVKLAKEPGANLFLMAVQDIRVGGRQSNASYQYTLLSDDLAALREWEPKIRKALAALPQLADVNSDQQDNGAEMNLIYDRETMSRLGIDVQAANSLLNNAFGQRQISTIYQPMNQYKVVMEVDPRYTQDISALEKMYVINSDGKAIPLSWFAKWQPANAPLSVNHQGLSAASTISFNLPTGSSLSEASDAIHRAMTQLGVPSTVRGSFAGTAQVFQETMNSQVILIIAAIATVYIVLGMLYESYVHPLTILSTLPSAGVGALLALEIFDAPFSLIALIGIMLLIGIVKKNAIMMVDFALEAQRHGNLTPEQAIFQACLLRFRPIMMTTLAALFGALPLVLSGGDGSELRQPLGITIVGGLVMSQLLTLYTTPVVYLFFDRLRLRFSRKHRKPITET, from the coding sequence ATGAGGTTTTTCGCCCTCTTCATTTACCGTCCGGTGGCGACGATTTTAATCTCCCTCGCCATCACCCTGTGCGGCGTGCTGGGCTTTAGACTGTTGCCCGTTGCCCCGCTGCCGCAGGTCGATTTTCCGGTGATCATGGTCAGCGCGTCGCTGCCGGGTGCCTCGCCAGAGACGATGGCGTCATCCGTAGCCACGCCGCTGGAGCGCTCGCTGGGCCGCATTGCCGGGGTCAGTGAGATGACCTCAAGCAGTTCGCTGGGCAGCACGCGCATCATTCTGCAGTTTAACTTCGATCGCGATATCAACGGCGCAGCGCGGGATGTACAAGCGGCGATTAACGCTGCGCAAAGTCTGCTGCCAAGCGGGATGCCAAGCCGTCCCACCTACCGCAAGGCGAACCCGTCCGACGCGCCGATTATGATTCTGACGCTGACATCAGAAACGTATTCACAGGGTGAGCTGTACGACTTCGCCTCAACCCAACTGGCGCAGACCATCGCGCAAATCGATGGCGTCGGCGATGTTGATGTGGGGGGGAGTTCGCTGCCCGCCGTGCGCGTTGGGTTGAATCCGCAGGCGCTGTTTAACCAGGGCGTCTCGCTGGATGACGTGCGCACGGCCATCAGCAACGCTAACGTGCGCAAACCGCAGGGCGCGCTGGAAGATACCACGCATCGCTGGCAGATCCAGACCAATGACGAACTCAAAACGGCGGCGGAATATCAGCCTCTGATTATTCACTATAACAATGGCGGTGCCGTACGGCTGGGCGATGTCGCCACGGTGACGGATTCGGTGCAGGATGTACGCAACGCCGGGATGACCAACGCCAAACCGGCGATTTTGCTGATGATCCGCAAGCTGCCGGAAGCCAACATTATCCAGACGGTCGACAGCATCCGGGCCAGACTCCCGGAATTGCAGTCCACCATCCCGGCCTCGATTGATATGCAAATCGCCCAGGACCGCTCGCCAACCATTCGCGCTTCACTGGAAGAGGTCGAACAAACGCTGATCATTTCTGTGGCGCTGGTCATTCTGGTGGTCTTTTTATTCCTGCGCTCCGGACGCGCCACGCTGATCCCTGCCGTGGCGGTTCCGGTTTCGTTAATTGGCACCTTTGCCGCGATGTATCTGTGTGGGTTCAGCCTCAATAACCTGTCGCTGATGGCGCTAACCATCGCCACCGGATTTGTGGTCGATGATGCCATCGTGGTGCTGGAAAATATCTCGCGCCATCTGGAAGCCGGAATGAAACCCTTGCAGGCCGCGCTTCAGGGGACGCGAGAAGTCGGCTTTACCGTGCTGTCCATGAGCCTGTCGCTGGTCGCGGTGTTCTTGCCGTTACTGCTGATGGGCGGGCTGCCGGGGCGATTACTGCGTGAATTTGCCGTCACGCTGTCGGTGGCAATTGGTATTTCACTGCTGGTTTCGCTCACGCTCACCCCGATGATGTGCGGCTGGATGCTGAAATCCAGCCAGCCGCGGGAGCAGAAGCGGCTGCGCGGATTTGGCCGCATGCTGGTCGCGCTGCAACAGGGCTACGGTAAGTCGTTGAAATGGGTGCTCAACCATACGCGACTGGTCGGCGTGGTGCTGCTCAGCACCATTGCGCTGAATATCTGGCTCTACATTTCGATCCCGAAAACTTTCTTCCCGGAGCAGGACACCGGCGTACTGATGGGCGGGATTCAGGCCGATCAGAGCATCTCGTTCCAGGCGATGCGCGGCAAGCTCCAGGACTTTATGAAGATCATTCGCGACGACCCGGCGGTGGATAATGTCACCGGGTTTACCGGCGGCTCACGGGTCAACAGCGGGATGATGTTCATCACCCTTAAGTCCCGCGACGAACGTCGGGAAACCGCGCAACAGGTGATTGACCGCCTGCGGGTGAAACTGGCAAAAGAGCCAGGCGCCAATCTGTTTCTGATGGCGGTACAGGATATTCGCGTCGGCGGACGCCAGTCCAATGCCAGCTACCAGTACACGCTGCTGTCAGACGATCTGGCCGCGCTGCGCGAATGGGAACCGAAGATTCGTAAAGCCTTAGCCGCTCTCCCCCAACTGGCGGACGTCAATTCAGATCAACAGGACAACGGGGCGGAGATGAATCTCATCTACGATCGTGAAACCATGTCGCGACTGGGCATTGACGTGCAAGCGGCTAACAGCCTGTTGAACAACGCCTTTGGTCAGCGGCAAATCTCCACCATCTATCAGCCGATGAACCAGTATAAAGTGGTGATGGAAGTCGATCCACGCTACACCCAGGACATCAGCGCGCTGGAGAAAATGTACGTCATTAACAGCGACGGCAAAGCGATTCCGCTCTCCTGGTTTGCCAAATGGCAACCGGCGAACGCGCCGCTGTCGGTGAACCATCAGGGCCTGTCGGCGGCGTCCACCATCTCCTTCAACCTGCCAACGGGCTCCTCGCTGTCAGAAGCCAGTGATGCCATTCATCGGGCGATGACCCAGCTTGGCGTACCGTCCACCGTGCGCGGCAGTTTTGCCGGTACCGCGCAGGTTTTCCAGGAAACGATGAATTCCCAGGTTATCCTGATCATTGCCGCGATTGCCACGGTCTATATTGTGCTCGGTATGCTGTACGAAAGTTACGTTCATCCGCTGACCATCCTCTCCACCCTTCCCTCGGCTGGGGTGGGCGCGCTGCTGGCGCTGGAGATTTTCGATGCCCCGTTCAGCCTAATCGCCCTGATAGGGATCATGCTATTAATTGGCATCGTGAAGAAAAACGCCATCATGATGGTCGATTTTGCGCTGGAAGCGCAAAGGCATGGCAACCTCACCCCGGAGCAGGCGATTTTCCAGGCCTGTCTGCTGCGCTTTCGTCCGATAATGATGACCACGCTGGCCGCGCTGTTTGGCGCGCTGCCGCTGGTGCTTTCCGGCGGCGACGGTTCTGAACTGCGCCAGCCGCTGGGGATTACCATCGTCGGCGGTCTGGTGATGAGCCAGTTGTTAACGCTTTACACCACTCCAGTGGTGTACCTCTTTTTCGACCGTCTGCGGCTGCGTTTTTCGCGTAAACACCGTAAACCGATAACAGAGACATGA